The Pyrenophora tritici-repentis strain M4 chromosome 3, whole genome shotgun sequence genome has a window encoding:
- a CDS encoding thioesterase superfamily protein, which produces MAPRTEDRLGDITAHAWCMAILSDPSITHIRTRKAMLQHPTRTIPLLTRMLFDDDALSAYIDLFKPGGGQRRAANAETRIPQMLTQDYIPPKPSAEMMKRLIEKEEVVYDLDDPEVPELIILCSLGNGLDGAKNRLHGGFIATLLDMAMGLLVFEFCDGPSATVEMKISFKKAVKTPGVYMARGKPVRQKGRWIETKGWIEDGEGTVYAEAWAAWVVPKELAAAKL; this is translated from the coding sequence ATGGCACCCAGAACAGAGGACCGCCTCGGCGACATCACCGCGCACGCGTGGTGCATGGCCATTCTCTCAGATCCATCCATAACACACATTCGCACCCGCAAAGCTATGCTACAACATCCTACCCGCACGATTCCTCTTCTCACGCGTATGCTGTTCGACGATGACGCTCTATCCGCGTATATCGACTTGTTCAAGCCGGGTGGTGGCCAGAGACGGGCTGCCAACGCAGAGACGAGAATACCGCAAATGCTCACTCAGGACTACATTCCCCCGAAACCAAGTGCGGAGATGATGAAAAGGCTGATAGAGAAAGAGGAGGTGGTGTATGACTTGGACGACCCGGAAGTACCCGAGCTTATCATCCTATGTTCACTGGGAAATGGCTTGGACGGTGCTAAGAATAGGCTTCACGGCGGTTTCATAGCGACGCTGTTGGATATGGCAATGGGCCTGCTGGTTTTCGAGTTCTGTGATGGCCCATCGGCGACTGTCGAGATGAAGATCTCGTTCAAGAAGGCGGTTAAGACACCGGGTGTGTACATGGCCAGGGGAAAGCCTGTTCGGCAGAAGGGGAGGTGGATCGAGACCAAAGGATGGATAGAAGACGGAGAAGGGACGGTATATGCGGAAGCGTGGGCAGCGTGGGTGGTGCCGAAGGAGCTGGCAGCGGCGAAGCTGTAA
- a CDS encoding glycosyl hydrolase, whose protein sequence is MIPPNLANAITLVLNTATIGSQPPPPPPPSRLLSSVTTFAASLKASFPNPGLALLPQPYWWWQSGTAVDALLVYGDTTGDRQYENMIKDTILSQAAPTSDFMTIDATGNDDQSWWALAALTAAENSLPQSGPMPWQNLSQNVFNDQKKRWTDNPGRCNGGMRWKIVEASDEVGYKYKSAITNGLFFQLAARLGAFNNDTDSLDWAEKSYNWSTSVGLVDKDFNVYDGTDEKNGCADLNHNQWSYNVGVFLYGSAVMASNTKDSVWIDRTRGFIASANRTFTDPKTGALFESKCEGQTDPANACNSDQVSFKGILARYLGATAKILPEVQEDVEEIMNRAANAGQIDTTQRTSKPTTVIDTFNKLEVAGASLRLQG, encoded by the exons ATGATACCCCCAAACCTCGCAAATGCCATCACTTTGGTACTCAACACTGCTACAATAGGATCgcaaccaccaccaccgccccCACCCTCCAGGCTGCTTTCCTCTGTTACAACATTCGCAGCCTCACTAAAGGCGTCCTTCCCGAACCCGGGTCTAGCCCTACTCCCTCAACCGTACTGGTGGTGGCAGTCCGGTACCGCTGTCGATGCTCTCTTGGTTTACGGGGACACAACAGGGGACCGCCAATATGAAAACATGATCAAAGACACCATTTTGAGCCAAGCAGCCCCCACCAGCGACTTTATGACCATCGACGCGACAGGAAACGATGACCAATCCTGGTGGGCACTCGCAGCCCTAACAGCAGCTGAGAATTCTCTACCACAGTCCGGACCCATGCCATGGCAAAACCTCTCGCAAAACGTATTCAACGACCAAAAGAAGCGATGGACCGACAACCCGGGAAGATGCAATGGCGGTATGCGCTGGAAAATTGTCGAAGCCTCGGACGAAGTCGGTTACAAATACAAAAGCGCCATAACAAACGGTCTCTTCTTCCAACTCGCTGCCCGTCTCGGCGCCTTCAACAACGACACTGACAGTTTGGATTGGGCCGAAAAGTCGTACAATTGGAGCACCAGCGTCGGCCTTGTCGACAAGGACTTCAACGTCTACGACGGCACCGACGAAAAGAATGGGTGCGCGGATCTCAACCACAACCAGTGGAGTTACAATGTCGGTGTTTTTCTTTACGGCAGTGCGGTCATGGCGTCGAATACCAAAGACAGCGTCTGGATTGACCGCACACGCGGCTTTATCGCCTCTGCGAACCGGACATTTACGGATCCCAAAACCGGCGCTTTGTTCGAATCGAAATGCGAAGGCCAGACGGATCCTGCCAATGCGTGTAATAGCGATCAAGTTTCCTTCAAGGGTATTCTAGCGAGATATCTGGGTGCCACGGCCAAGATACTACCAGAGGTGCAGGAGGATGTCGAAGAGATTATGAATAGGGCTGCGAATGCGGGTCAGATTGATACTACGCAGCGGACGAGTAAGCCGACAACGGTGATTGATACTTTCAATAAGCTGGAAGTTGCGGGTGCTAGTTTGAGGTTGCAGGGC tag